A single Dreissena polymorpha isolate Duluth1 chromosome 14, UMN_Dpol_1.0, whole genome shotgun sequence DNA region contains:
- the LOC127857437 gene encoding perlucin-like protein: MVARSTDCPDGWLAFEGSCYLFGHTPAHFTEAQHFCAQHGGSLIHVDLAMENDFIRTYIRDLHQSDSHHWWLGLTDVLVEGHFKWVDTNTPATFLGWAPGEEFTLNEDCAAFYNSLDFKWADVGCELNDIIPLCEISSV, translated from the exons ATGG TGGCCCGCAGCACCGATTGTCCGGATGGGTGGCTAGCGTTTGAAGGATCATGTTACCTGTTCGGTCATACACCTGCGCATTTCACGGAAGCTCAG CATTTCTGTGCGCAACATGGCGGAAGCCTGATTCACGTTGATTTAGCGATGGAGAATGACTTCATACGGACATATATTCGCGATCTACATCAATCAGATT CGCATCATTGGTGGTTGGGACTGACAGATGTGCTTGTAGAGGGGCACTTTAAATGGGTAGACACAAATACACCTGCTACGTTTCTCG GATGGGCCCCAGGAGAGGAGTTTACTTTGAATGAAGACTGTGCTGCTTTTTACAATTCATTAGACTTCAAATGGGCAGACGTCGGCTGTGAGCTGAATGACATCATTCCGCTATGTGAAATAAG TTCGGTATAG